In Acidobacteriota bacterium, the DNA window TCGAGTTCCTCCTCGCGCCGTCCGGCGAGTTCTACTTCCTCGAGATGAACACGCGCCTGCAGGTCGAGCATCCCGTCACCGAGGAAGCCTTCGGCGTGGACCTCGTCCTCCTCCAGCTCGCCGTTGCGGCGGGGGGGAAGCTGCCGCCCCTGCCGGCCGCCCCGGCGCGCCACGCGATGGAGGCGCGCGTCTACGCGGAGGACCCGGAGGGGGGCTTCCTGCCGCAGACCGGGCGCGTCCTTCTCTACCGGGAGCCTTCCGGCCCGGGCGTGCGCGTCGAGTCCGGGCTCGCCGGAGGGCAGGACGTCGGCGTGCACTACGACCCGCTCCTCGCGAAGATCGTCGCCTCGGGCGCGACGCGCGAGGAGGCGCGCCTCCGGCTCTCCGCCGCCCTCGGCGAGACGGTGATCCTCGGCGTCGTGACGAACGTCTCGTGGCTTCGCCGTCTGCTCGGGACGCCCGAGGTGGCCGCGGGCGCGATCCACACCGGCCTTCTGGAAACTCTCGCCGTGCCCGCGCCCCCGCCTCCGCCCGACGAGGCGTTCGCGGCGGCCGCGGCGGCGCTCTCGGGCGCGGCCGCGCCGGGCGGTGCGTCGGCGCCGGCGTTTCCCGATCCTTTCGACGGCCGGTTCCGGGCCGGGGGCGGCGCGTGAAGCTCCGCGAGAGCGCGACGTGCGAGGCGCGCGACGTGCGGCCGGGCCTGATGCCGCGCGGCGCGTTCGCGGCGAGGGACGGCGACGTCGCGTGGGTCTTCGTCGCCGGGGAGACGTGGCGCATCGCGAAGGTGGGTGCCCGCGTGGCGCGCTCGGCCGACGAAGAGCACGCGCTCACGGCGCCCATGCCGGGCCGGATTTCGGCCGTGCGGGTGGCGGACGGCCAGAAGGTGGAGAAGGGCGACGTCCTCGTGATCCTCGAAGCCATGAAGATGGAGCACGCCGTGAGGGCGCCCCGGGCGGGAACCGTGTCGCGGCTCGCCGCCGAGCCCGGGAAGATGGTGGCCCTCGGCGCCGTTCTCCTCGACGTCACATGAGCCACCAACACGTCACCGTCGTCGAGGTCGGCCCCCGCGACGGCCTGCAGAACGAGGCCGCGATCCTCTCCGCGGACACCAAGGTCGCGTTCGTCGACGCGCTCTCGGCGGCGGGCCTGCCCGTGATCGAAGCGACGGCGTTCGTCTCGCCGAAGGCGATCCCGCAGCTCGCGGACGGTGAGGACGTCTTCCGCCGGATCGTGAAGCGCCCGGGCGTCCGCTACCCGGTCCTCGTCCCGAACGAGAAGGGCCTCGACCGCGCGCTCGCGGCGGGCGTGCGGGAGATCGCGGTCTTCACGGCGGCTTCCGAGACGTTCAACCGCCGGAACATCAATGCGTCGATCGACGAGTCGTTCGCGCGCTTCGCGCCGGTGCTTGCCCGCGCGAAGACCGCGGGGATGCGGGTGCGCGGCTACGTGTCGTGCGCGTTCGGCTGCCCGTACGAAGGCTCGATCGCGCCCGAGGAGGTCGGGCGTGTCGCGGGGCGACTCGTCGAGATCGGGTGTGACGAGGTCTCCGTCGGCGACACGATCGGGATCGGCGTCCCGACACAGGTGCCGGAGGTCGTCGGACGCACCGTCGAGGCGGGCGTCCCCATCGACCGCCTTGCCCTGCACTTCCACGACACGCGCGGGACGGCCCTCGCGAACGTGGCGGAGGGCCTGCGCGAGGGCGTGCGGATCTTCGACTCCTCGGCGGGTGGTCTCGGCGGCTGCCCGTACGCGCCGGGCGCGGCGGGCAACGTCGCGACCGAGGATCTGCTCTGGATGCTCGACGGCATGGGCTACGAAACGGGCGTGGACCTCGCCGCCGTCGCCGGCGCGTCGCGCGTCCTCTCCGCGGCGATCGGGCGGCGCCCGGTCTCGCGTGTCTTCCAGGCCCTCGATGCGGCCGCGGCAAAGCGTCCGGTGTAAACTCCCGCCTAATCATGCCTTCCCGAATTCTTCTGGCGGACGACAGCCTGACCATCCGCAAGGTGGTCGAGCTGACCTTCTCGGGCAGCGAGTTCGAGCTCAGGGCGGTCGGCAACGGCGACGACGCCGTGGTCCTCCTCGCGGGCTTCGAGCCAGACATCGTTCTCGCGGACGCCGTCATGCCCGGCAAGACCGGGTACGACGTGTGCGAGGAAGTGAAGAAGCGCCCGGGCGGCCGCTGGGTTCCCGTCGTGCTCCTCACGGGCACGTTCGAGCCGTTCGACAAGCCGCGCGCGGAGCGCGTCGGCGCCGACTCGGTCGTCACGAAGCCGTTCGACTCGCAAGGTCTCGCGTCCCTGGTGCGGGACCTCGTCCGACGCGCGACCGAGGCGAAGGCCTCCGCGCCGCCCGAGCCGCCGCCGGCCCCCGAACCCCCGCCGCCGCCTCCTCCTCCTCCCGCGCCCGAGCCGGCCGCGGGCGGCGAGGACACGGATCCGACGCTC includes these proteins:
- a CDS encoding biotin/lipoyl-binding protein translates to MPRGAFAARDGDVAWVFVAGETWRIAKVGARVARSADEEHALTAPMPGRISAVRVADGQKVEKGDVLVILEAMKMEHAVRAPRAGTVSRLAAEPGKMVALGAVLLDVT
- a CDS encoding hydroxymethylglutaryl-CoA lyase — translated: MSHQHVTVVEVGPRDGLQNEAAILSADTKVAFVDALSAAGLPVIEATAFVSPKAIPQLADGEDVFRRIVKRPGVRYPVLVPNEKGLDRALAAGVREIAVFTAASETFNRRNINASIDESFARFAPVLARAKTAGMRVRGYVSCAFGCPYEGSIAPEEVGRVAGRLVEIGCDEVSVGDTIGIGVPTQVPEVVGRTVEAGVPIDRLALHFHDTRGTALANVAEGLREGVRIFDSSAGGLGGCPYAPGAAGNVATEDLLWMLDGMGYETGVDLAAVAGASRVLSAAIGRRPVSRVFQALDAAAAKRPV